The genomic DNA TCTTGGCGAACTCTTTTGCCTTGCCCAGCTTGGTTCCATTCTGCACGTCGAAGACCCAGATGCAGTGGGGATCGCCTGTGTCAGCGATGTAGAGCTTCTTGTAGTCCGGCGAGAAGCAGAGTCCATTGGGCTTGGTAGGTGCATCGGTGACTTTCTCCACCTTGAGGGTGTTGGGATCGATCCGGTAGACCGCCTCTTTGAGCTCCAGAGGCCCCTTCATCCCCTCGTAGTAGCCCATGGAGCCGTAGCCGGGATCGGTGAACCAGATGCCGCCATCGGGGTGCACGGCACCGTCGTTGGGGGCGTTGAAGGGCTTTCCGTTGAACTTGTCCGCCAGGACCGTGATGCTCCCGTTGTGCTCGTAGCGGGCCACGCGGCGGGTGAGGTGCTCAAAGGAGATGAGCCGTCCCTCGCGGTCCAACGTGTTGCCGTTGGAGTTGTTGGAGTCGCGGATCACCGATGTGTGGCCGTCGTCCCAGAGCCAGCGGCGGTGGAGCGAGTTGGGAATGTCCGACCAGAGGACGTAGCGCCCGACACTGTTCCACACGACACCCTCCGCCCACATCGAGCCCGTGTGCAGGCGCTGAATCGGGGTGTTGCCGATCATGAGGGGCTCGTAGCGCTTGTCCAGCGCGATGATATCGGGATCGGGGTAGCGGATGGGTGCCGCGCCGGGGCTGTAGCGGTCGAAGGCGCTCCCCTTCTCCTGTTGCTGCGCCAAGGCAGCCGAGGCGGTGAGCGCCACCGCGCCCGTGAGTAGACTTCGTCGGTTCATAACTTACTTATCCTCCAGATCATAGCGTGCAAAGATGGGCTGGCCGACCACGGCCTGCGGCACCACTTGGCGAAACGCGTCCATGTGCGGGGTCTTCATGTGGGCATCCAGCGCCGCGCCATCGGTCCAGCGCTCGTAGACAAAGAACGTATTGGGGTCGTCGATGTCCTGATAAAACCGGTAGTGCAGGCAGCCCGGCTCTTTGCGGGTCTCGACTCCCATCACGTGCATGGCTTCCAGAGCCGCATCGCGCTTGTCGGGGTGCACGGTCGAGGTTACTTCAATGATCACCATGCCGCCCATTTTACCTGGGATTTTCGTGTTTGGGGACGGGTGGCATCACGATTTCGGGGGGATCGAGACGGGCGCATAAATGGGCCGGCTGTTGCGGCAAGCCCCATGAATGGGCCTACTTTTTCAGTAAAGATTCGATACAACGTGGGCAGTTTGCCATATGGGCATAGTCCAGTGCGCTCAGCTTTCGCCAGTCTCTAAGGCGCGTGCTAGCTTTATTTTGGAGGAGGAAAGAGACAACCTCACAATTATTGTCAGCCGCTGCGATTATCAGAGCAGTCTGCCCCACATCGTTCCGTGCATTGAGGCGAACATGCGGCAGGATCGCTTGAACAAATGAGAGCGGGCAGGCACCGGCAGCCAAGTGCAGCAAAGTGTTTTTCGTCTGCGGATGGATAAAGTCCAGAGCAGCTCCAGATTCAACAAGATACTCAAAGAGTCTCTCTAAACGCAGCTCGCAACAATAGAGTAGCAGCGTTCCGCCATGCTGCTCTAGGTAGCCCGATGCTGCTTCGGACTGGAGAAATTCAATCGCTTGTTCTTGCTCGCCAACGTAGGCAAATGCAAGGGCATCCAAAAGCTCAGGGGAGTTCTCCACCAGAAACAAGAGAGCCTCACGGTTTCCATTAGAAGCACAGATGGACCACGCCGTTCGCCCCTGTTCGTCCGTGATGTCTAGCCGTGCCCCATGCTTAAGAAGCTTTTTGGCACTTTCGAATTTGCTACGTGAGAGAGCAGTCATGAGCGGCGTGTAGTCATTTAAAGGATTAAGCTCAACCCCGCGCTCTAAAAGAAAATCAACTACCGCATCCCGCTCAAAGTTAATAGCCACATTCAGCGGACAGACTCCAAGTTCCGTCCGGCCATAAACCGCTTCAGGATGCTCCGCAACAATAGCAAAAAAAGCGCCAATATCTCCGCTACGGAGGTGATCGATCAAACTCTTGACTGCTATTGAGATATGATTGTGGTCTTTTTCTATCATAATATATCTCACCTGCCCTGTTCGGAGGGAAGGGTCTAGTTATGGGTTATGATCAACAAATTACTACATAAGAAGAATCCTATGATCAAATCTCCAAAAAACTATCCATTGTATAATTCATATATACGGTCTCTTTCCTTACACATAACGGATATATTATGAGGAATATTATCCATCACATCAATCTGACGACACAATGAATTAAATCTATCTAAATATAATTTTATCTTCTCTTCATTCCTTATATCAGAGGAATATCGACATGCAATTTCAATGCAACTACGCATCTCTAAGAACAACACTTCGTTTGTCTTCTTCTGCACCTTATCTAAAAATCGGATTGACTGCATATGCATCATCACACATAAATTCCCGTCTCCTTGTATAAAGCCAATCATCCCTTCATAACAGTGGGCTGCTCCCATCACCATAAAAATCTCATCATAAATACCATCCTCAGGGATTTTCTGGTCTACAAAACCACAAGAGATTTCAAACACTATTTTTCGTATTTCCGATATATATTCTCTGGCTTTTTTATAATCATTTTTCCGGAAATGGGATTGTACTTTATTAAAGTGATCAAGCAATAATTGATTATTAGTATTCTTCATAACTTAAAAATACTCTCAGTAACTATAAAGTCCGGATCAATCCTAGTGCTTCTCACAGGCGCTCTACCGTTCTCTTGGAAATCTACAATATCGACTTCTTCTTTGGAATAACCATCATTGATTACCATTCGGGTTTTCTTTTGATCTATGGCACAGAATATATAGTGGGCCGAGGAAACTCCGCCAGCGATTTCAGGTGGACGGATAGTCACGAAATATCCTGACAATCCCCCTAACCAATCCAGCGCACTCTCGAAACGACATTCGACCTTCCGTGTCTCCGGCACCTTACCATCGTACAAATAATCGAGGGCGATTTTCAAGTACTCATCCCGAGATTCCATTCGATAGCTCTCCAGCGGGCTTCAGCCTGCTTGCCGCAACAGCGGGCTCATTTATGCGCCCGCTTCCCCCGGCCGTGCCGCGTTCTTCCAGTTCCCTGCCCGGTCCTCGCCGGCCACGACAATTCCCTTGTCATCCCAGCCGAGATGGGCTTTTACCTCGGCGGCGCAGTAGCGCAGGGTGAGGCCGCAGCGGCGGCGGTCGGAGTTGTTGGGTTCGGAGCCGTGGAGGAGCAGGTCGGAGTGGAGGGAGGCTTCGCCGGCTTTGAGAGTGTCGTCTACGGGGGCGTCGCCGAATTGCTCGGCGTTTTCGATTTTTAGGTTCAGGACATTGTCCTCGGCGGCGCTGGAGGGCAGGTGCATCACGGGGCCGTGGACGTGCGAGCCGGGGATAAAGCGCATGTTGGCGTTCTCCGGGTCGGCGTCGTCGATGGCGAGCCAGACGGTGACGGTTTTACTCGGGGTCAGCGGCCAGAACACGGCGTCTTGGTGCCAGTCCACTCTCTTGCCATCGTGGGGCATTTTGCAGAAAAAGTGTGCGCCCCAGCCGATCACATCGGGGCCGAGGATATCGCAGACCGCCGCGACGATCTTGGGGTGCTTGAGGATATCGTAGACAAAGCCGTACTTGCGGTGCGCAGTGGCGATGGAGTAGCTGCTCCCCCCCGAGGCCAGGGTCTGGGCTAAGACATCGTCGAAGCGGGCACGGAGCGCGGAGATCTCGTCGTCGGTGAAGATCGGCACGGGCCGGAGGTAGCCGTGCTGGTTGTAGTGCGCCAGCTGCGCGAGGGAGAGTGCCTTGGGCTCTTGGGTGATGGCGGGGTGGAAGCGCAGGTCGCGCTCGATCTGGGTGAGGTCGTCGGGGTCGGGGACGTAGGCAAGGGCCTGCGGCTTTGCGGATTCCATGGCGCTATTGTACATCCCCTCGCCCCCCCTGCCCCCGTCCAACGGGGGGGATATGCGGAATCGGATTCCATTTTGTCCCCCTGCCGGGCGGGGGTTAGGGGGTAAACTGCCTGGGTGGAAAAATTGATTGCACTGGTTGGCCCCACGGGAGTGGGAAAGACAGCGGTGGGGATCGCGCTGGCGGAGCGTCTCAATGGGGAGCTGATTAGCGCGGATGCGGTCGCGGTCTACAAGCGGCTGGATATCGGCTCGGCCAAGCCCA from Armatimonas rosea includes the following:
- a CDS encoding phytanoyl-CoA dioxygenase family protein, whose translation is MESAKPQALAYVPDPDDLTQIERDLRFHPAITQEPKALSLAQLAHYNQHGYLRPVPIFTDDEISALRARFDDVLAQTLASGGSSYSIATAHRKYGFVYDILKHPKIVAAVCDILGPDVIGWGAHFFCKMPHDGKRVDWHQDAVFWPLTPSKTVTVWLAIDDADPENANMRFIPGSHVHGPVMHLPSSAAEDNVLNLKIENAEQFGDAPVDDTLKAGEASLHSDLLLHGSEPNNSDRRRCGLTLRYCAAEVKAHLGWDDKGIVVAGEDRAGNWKNAARPGEAGA
- a CDS encoding SMP-30/gluconolactonase/LRE family protein, which codes for MNRRSLLTGAVALTASAALAQQQEKGSAFDRYSPGAAPIRYPDPDIIALDKRYEPLMIGNTPIQRLHTGSMWAEGVVWNSVGRYVLWSDIPNSLHRRWLWDDGHTSVIRDSNNSNGNTLDREGRLISFEHLTRRVARYEHNGSITVLADKFNGKPFNAPNDGAVHPDGGIWFTDPGYGSMGYYEGMKGPLELKEAVYRIDPNTLKVEKVTDAPTKPNGLCFSPDYKKLYIADTGDPHCIWVFDVQNGTKLGKAKEFAKMTMEVNGKKVTGNADGIRCDTEGNLWASAGWVGAGFDGVHTFAPDGTRIGQILLPEIGSNLCFGGSKRNRLFITAGQSLYAVYVNAQGAHWC
- a CDS encoding putative quinol monooxygenase, giving the protein MVIIEVTSTVHPDKRDAALEAMHVMGVETRKEPGCLHYRFYQDIDDPNTFFVYERWTDGAALDAHMKTPHMDAFRQVVPQAVVGQPIFARYDLEDK
- a CDS encoding ankyrin repeat domain-containing protein yields the protein MIEKDHNHISIAVKSLIDHLRSGDIGAFFAIVAEHPEAVYGRTELGVCPLNVAINFERDAVVDFLLERGVELNPLNDYTPLMTALSRSKFESAKKLLKHGARLDITDEQGRTAWSICASNGNREALLFLVENSPELLDALAFAYVGEQEQAIEFLQSEAASGYLEQHGGTLLLYCCELRLERLFEYLVESGAALDFIHPQTKNTLLHLAAGACPLSFVQAILPHVRLNARNDVGQTALIIAAADNNCEVVSFLLQNKASTRLRDWRKLSALDYAHMANCPRCIESLLKK